Genomic DNA from Triticum dicoccoides isolate Atlit2015 ecotype Zavitan chromosome 4B, WEW_v2.0, whole genome shotgun sequence:
CCGAACTGAATCTACCCTTTTCAGTTACAAGATCTGAACCATTTTACCTTTTTTGAAAGTTCAATGTGAAATCCACGGAGGAAGTATAGTTGAATTGAAGACTTCCTCTTTCTAATATACAATGCCCAACATACACAGTACAATAGATGACACAAATTAACTGAAAGAGGGAAGAATCATGAGAACTAGCAACCACGATCATGATCTTCCTCTACACGCACAGTACACACCAGTGATCATACGAATGAAATGAGACCGAATTACATGCACCTATCGCATCATGGATGATTTCTATGGAGTCTTAGCTTATggaggacctcctcctcctgggctTCACCACATTCATGGCGCCGCCCCTACTGTCTCGGATGCTCGACGTGTCCTTGGACCACCCGCCGCCGGCCCTGAACGGGTTCAGCCGGCTCAGTGTGCGCGACATCGACCCGAAGAAGCTCGCTTTCTTCCctgccaccgtcgccgtcgccgccgtcctcgAGCCGCTCCCCTTGCTCTGCTGCACGCCGGACGACATGTGCGCCCGCATCCGGGCCAGCTCCGACCGCAGTGCCTCGTTCTCCCGCGCCAGCGCCGCGTCCGCCTTTGCCTGCATGCGCGCCGACCCGGCCTCCGACCGCGCATCGTTATCCTCATCGTCGTGGCCGACGCCGGCGCTGCGGAGCTTGAGCTGGTCGTAGTAGAGTGCGCTGAGCACGGCCTGGAGCGGCAGGCGCTTGTtctgggaggcgtggaggcgcgccgTGTAGGAGAGCATCAGGGTGTCCATGACGCTGCACACCTTCTCCCGCTCGATCTCGTCCAGCTCCGGATGCGCCTTGAGGTAGATGTCCACGGCGCGGTAGAGGCAGTCGTGGGTGGCGCGGGCGTCCTTGGGCACAGCGCCGGCGACACCCACGAACTTGGAGATCGGTAGGGACTCGTCCGTCGCGATCTCCGCCGCCACTTCGTCCACCATCTTGGCCACCTTCTGCAGCGCCCCTGCGCCCAGCGCCGCCGCTCCGGACAGCGACGCCCTCCTGTTCCGCCCGGCACCGGACTCGCGCTCCACAAATGCGGCGATGACACGCCGGAGCGATTCGGTGTTAATGACGCACTCACCAGCGCCATCGAGCGCCAAGGCGAGCAGGTCACCCGCGGTAGCCTGGTCGAGCACGGCCGCGAGGCGGAGCTCCAGGTCGCGGCACGTCTTGGCCGAGGCCTCGGTGGTGACGGCGTCGTGCAGGAGGCGGCAGAGGAACGCTGCGGGAAGGGGCGCGTCGtccgctgaagggagcacggcgacaACGGACTCGAGGAGCGCGCGGTGGTCGGAAGCTTTGCCGTCGGCCAGCAGGAGCTCGGCGTAGGCGGTGGCCGCGGCGACGAGCACCTCAGGACCGGCGCGTCGGCAGCGCAGCGCCGTAAAGACCCTGTGGAACGACGCTGGCGAGAGAGCTGCGAGCTCCGACGCCCACCACTCCGGCGGCGACCGCGTCGGGAAAAGCACCTCGTTGCAGACCCGCAGGGCCACGGCGTCGGCCGCTCGCCGGGCGACGCCGAGCTCCTCGGTGGCCGTGAGGAGCAGGCCCTCACAGGACCGCAGCACCGCGATCGCGTTGGGCAGCGTCCGGAGACCCGCCTGCGCGAGGAACTCCTCCACGCGGCGCGCGAGGCCGCCGTCGGCCGGCTGCATGTCGAGGAACGCGGCGGCGCAGAGGAGGGCGGCGGCGTTGCGAGCGGATATCTCGAAGTTGGCGCCGTAGCAGTAACGCGCGGCCTTCTCGAAGGCGTCGGCGCCGCCCGGCAGGCCGTCGAGCTCGATCTCGACGGTCGACGCGGGGTCGGGGCGCGTGGCCATGGCGACGGCCTTGCGGATGTAGCCACACTTGGGCACCATCACCGCCTGCACCGGAAGCATTTAGTTGTGCCCACGTCAGACCATGATCACCGGCGACACTTTTTTCTTGTACACACGTGAGGAGGAGTTGGAGAGATCGACCGGGAGGTGGAAGACGACTAACCTTATGAAGAGGGAAGGCGGCGCCGGCGACCCGGACGACGAGGTCCGTTGGTACGTCCTGCGACGACACCCTGCTCAATCAATTCAAAGAGGCAAGACATGAGCATACGAGAGACATGGACGGGCAAGCAATTCGCACTGGCAAAGACATGGAAACGTACCACTGGCTGGTCCTCTCCATGGAGCTGGATCTGGAAGAAGCTTGCATGGACAGCAAGGCACCGGAGAGCCGTACGTGTCTAGAGCTAGACGAAGGCGTGCATTCGTGCAATCGAGCTCTGCCCCGGGAGGCAGCATCCAGATCACCACGGGATATATAGAGATTCCATTAAAATTCTCCGTTCAAGTATTTTCTTGTGATGGCGGAGGGCTTGATTTTTGCATGGCTGGTGTTTGGTCAGCGTGTCCATGATAGGTACGTGCATGTGTTCGGGGCTCGGGAATTTGATTGGATTGGAGTATGCATGTGACTAGTGGCTAGTGTTCGCTGTGGCTCTGTTCCGTGGAAGGAGGTGTCCCGGCGACAATCCGGACAAGTTGCTGGCCTCCGTCATGTTTGATGGCAACCTATGCATGTTCCGTAGTACTTTACACTGGTTATTTGATCAGCACATTTGTGGGTGTAATCTACATCACGTGGTTAAATACTGGCTTTACATTTACAATCACACAATATCTATATGTAAGTTGCATGAATTTGGAATTTAGGTCAGTCAATTTTTGATCGAACGAAGAATCTGTCGGAGAGAAGGAAGAAGCTCGCCAGAGAAGCTCCCACGTTATCTATCTTTAAGGTGGCAGACTCTGTGTGTTAGAGGGGTGCAGGTTTGCCAGAGAAACGTTTCATGGCCGGGCTTAGAGGGATGGTTGGCGGCGGGCGGCAGCACGGCGGTGGGCGGCGATTGGCGAGAGGTCGGGGTGGCGAGGCTGGCTCGGGAGCACCGCCAGTCGAGGGTGGTGGTGGCGAGGCTGGCTCGGGAGCACCGCCAGCCGAGGGTGGTGGTGGCTCGGTGGTTCGAAGAAAGAAGACGATGGCTCGAGGTCGAAGACGCTCATCTGGACGTCTGTTTTCCATCGGATGGCTGAAACCAGTCGATTGGCCTATATTGCATTTTCAGTTGACTGGTTTCTAGCTAGTGCCTTACAATCACACTGTTAATAACATTGTTTGTGATATCTTTTTCATTTAAATGAGCTACAAAAAGTAAACCCGTGTGACAGGATGCACTCGGTCTGCAGAAACAAGAGCGTATCAAAGGAATACTATTTCTTTATACGCAAGCACTCATATATACGCACATACACCCACTTTTATGAACGGATGCGTGCACCCTACTCTTGAGACTGAGTCAACACGTTATATTGAGATCGATGAAGTCACCACAGACGCCTTGTAGTCGGTACAATTGTTTTTCTCACACTGAATGAACATCGCCGAGAAACGTGCAATAAATTCAAGAAAAATGCGAGCACCGATGATCTAGAATTTTGCACTCTAATGGGCTGATTCCACCACAAAAAATATAACCATCTGAATGGCAATAGGAATCGCAGCAAAAGAATAGTTAGAAATGAAAGAACGGCCAAAGACGATGAAGAGCTCATCCGAAAGCCAAAATCCAGATTTTGGTAAGTGGATAAGAGGAGGGCCAACTCAGCGAACCAGCTAAAACAGCCGTCGTGATCAGCTTTACCCTCCTCGCCATGGACTTCCCTTTTCATCTCTCAACTGCTGTCGCAGCATTCCAAGAATGCACATACGAACACAACAAGTCACTACCAAAGACGTTTCCTTCGCCTACCCAGACCCAGGAG
This window encodes:
- the LOC119295510 gene encoding root phototropism protein 2-like: MQASSRSSSMERTSQWVSSQDVPTDLVVRVAGAAFPLHKAVMVPKCGYIRKAVAMATRPDPASTVEIELDGLPGGADAFEKAARYCYGANFEISARNAAALLCAAAFLDMQPADGGLARRVEEFLAQAGLRTLPNAIAVLRSCEGLLLTATEELGVARRAADAVALRVCNEVLFPTRSPPEWWASELAALSPASFHRVFTALRCRRAGPEVLVAAATAYAELLLADGKASDHRALLESVVAVLPSADDAPLPAAFLCRLLHDAVTTEASAKTCRDLELRLAAVLDQATAGDLLALALDGAGECVINTESLRRVIAAFVERESGAGRNRRASLSGAAALGAGALQKVAKMVDEVAAEIATDESLPISKFVGVAGAVPKDARATHDCLYRAVDIYLKAHPELDEIEREKVCSVMDTLMLSYTARLHASQNKRLPLQAVLSALYYDQLKLRSAGVGHDDEDNDARSEAGSARMQAKADAALARENEALRSELARMRAHMSSGVQQSKGSGSRTAATATVAGKKASFFGSMSRTLSRLNPFRAGGGWSKDTSSIRDSRGGAMNVVKPRRRRSSIS